A section of the Rhipicephalus sanguineus isolate Rsan-2018 chromosome 11, BIME_Rsan_1.4, whole genome shotgun sequence genome encodes:
- the LOC119374523 gene encoding 5-hydroxytryptamine receptor 1-like gives MPPAMHLELTGHRWYLGPTACDAWVSVDVASCTASILNLCMISVDRYLAITRPLTYGVRRTARRAWACIGAVWLLSGLISVPPLLVLGNEHGTPEMPTCLVCQHLAYQLYATLGAFYIPLVVMLSMYWRIHRAAKKVVEAEHRARPGPRTRSLRVAVRERKASITLGIILTAFTACWLPFFAIALVRPLGGKPLPEWAHSFALWLGYANSALNPVIYVTFHHDFRRAFRDLLCLRCDGRDGGSSAVEIGSTNGEGGKLLGMKNKIDRTWT, from the coding sequence ATGCCTCCCGCCATGCACCTCGAGCTCACGGGTCACCGCTGGTACCTCGGTCCGACGGCCTGCGACGCGTGGGTGTCCGTGGACGTTGCCTCGTGCACAGCCTCCATCCTCAACCTATGTATGATCTCCGTGGACCGGTACCTGGCCATCACGCGTCCCCTGACCTACGGTGTCCGGCGTACGGCACGAAGAGCCTGGGCCTGCATCGGTGCTGTGTGGCTTCTCTCCGGTTTAATCAGCGTGCCGCCCCTACTCGTGCTCGGCAACGAGCACGGCACTCCAGAGATGCCCACCTGCCTCGTCTGCCAGCATCTGGCGTACCAGCTGTACGCCACGCTCGGCGCGTTTTACATACCACTAGTGGTCATGCTCTCCATGTACTGGCGAATCCACAGAGCCGCCAAGAAGGTCGTCGAGGCCGAGCACAGGGCGAGGCCGGGTCCACGGACCAGAAGCCTGAGGGTGGCCGTGAGGGAGCGAAAGGCTTCCATAACACTCGGAATCATACTGACAGCCTTCACGGCCTGCTGGCTCCCTTTCTTCGCCATTGCCCTGGTGCGTCCTTTGGGAGGCAAGCCCCTACCTGAGTGGGCACACAGCTTCGCCCTGTGGTTGGGCTACGCTAACTCGGCGCTGAATCCGGTCATTTACGTCACGTTCCACCACGACTTCAGACGTGCATTTCGGGACTTACTTTGCCTGCGATGCGATGGGCGGGACGGCGGCAGCAGCGCTGTTGAGATTGGAAGCACCAACGGAGAAGGAGGAAAGCTCCTCGGCATGAAGAATAAGATCGATCGCACCTGGACCTGA